From the Roseateles sp. XES5 genome, one window contains:
- a CDS encoding amino acid permease yields MSDYSDNDKHEDMQVLHSMGYAQELERRMSQFSNFAVSFSIICILSGGINSLAQATSGAGGAAIGIGWPVGCFISFVFAVAMAQISSAYPTAGGLYHWGSILGNRFTGWLTAWFNLLGLVTVLGAINVGTYYFFMGSFGTPYFALEDTTTTRIIFLAIITGAQALVNHMGIGLTARLTDFSGYLIFATSIALAIVCLAAADSYDIARLFTFSNFSGAAGGNVWPENSGTWVFLLGLLLPIYTITGYDASAHTSEETVKAAHSVPRGMVSSVLWSALFGYIMLCSFVLMIPGSVANADGTTTDGMTAAAAQGWNVFFWAMDTQVNPTIKDVLYFAILVAQWLCGLATVTSVSRMIFAFSRDGGLPFSRGLSKVSPNYRTPVAAIWTGSILSVLFVWGSSLVSIGETPVYTVVVSCTVIFLFFSFAIPIALGLFAWGTSKWDKMGPWNLGEGMFKLFAILSIIAMALIFILGIQPPNDWALYITVGFLVLTAIIWFGLESRRFRGPPIGDEVARRQAEIAAAEKAVGQA; encoded by the coding sequence ATGTCAGATTATTCCGATAACGATAAACATGAGGACATGCAGGTCCTGCATTCCATGGGATACGCGCAGGAACTCGAGCGGCGCATGAGCCAGTTCTCGAACTTCGCCGTTTCCTTTTCGATCATTTGCATTCTTTCCGGCGGCATCAATTCCCTCGCGCAGGCGACCTCCGGCGCCGGGGGCGCTGCGATCGGCATCGGCTGGCCGGTCGGCTGCTTCATTTCCTTCGTCTTCGCCGTCGCCATGGCACAGATCAGCTCGGCCTATCCGACGGCCGGCGGCCTCTATCACTGGGGTTCCATCCTCGGCAACCGCTTCACCGGCTGGCTGACCGCCTGGTTCAACCTGCTCGGCCTCGTCACGGTTCTCGGCGCCATCAATGTCGGCACCTACTACTTCTTCATGGGCTCGTTCGGCACGCCGTATTTCGCCCTGGAAGACACCACGACGACCCGCATCATCTTCCTGGCGATCATCACCGGCGCCCAGGCGCTCGTGAACCACATGGGCATCGGCCTCACCGCGCGGCTGACGGACTTTTCCGGCTATCTGATCTTCGCGACGTCCATCGCGCTCGCCATCGTGTGCCTGGCCGCCGCCGACAGCTACGACATCGCCCGCCTCTTCACCTTCTCGAACTTCTCGGGTGCGGCCGGCGGCAATGTCTGGCCGGAAAATTCGGGCACCTGGGTGTTCCTGCTCGGCCTTCTCCTGCCGATCTACACCATCACCGGCTACGATGCCTCGGCCCATACGTCGGAAGAAACCGTCAAGGCGGCGCATTCCGTGCCGCGCGGCATGGTCTCCTCCGTGCTGTGGTCGGCGCTGTTCGGCTACATCATGCTGTGCTCCTTCGTGCTGATGATCCCGGGTTCCGTGGCCAATGCCGACGGCACCACGACGGACGGCATGACGGCCGCGGCCGCACAGGGCTGGAACGTCTTCTTCTGGGCCATGGACACGCAGGTCAATCCGACCATCAAGGACGTGCTCTACTTCGCGATCCTCGTCGCCCAGTGGCTCTGCGGCCTTGCCACCGTCACCTCGGTTTCGCGCATGATCTTCGCCTTCTCGCGTGACGGCGGCCTGCCGTTCTCGCGCGGCCTGTCGAAGGTCAGCCCGAACTACCGCACGCCGGTCGCCGCCATCTGGACCGGTTCCATCCTGTCGGTGCTGTTCGTCTGGGGCTCCTCGCTCGTCTCCATCGGCGAGACGCCCGTCTACACCGTCGTCGTCTCGTGCACGGTCATCTTCCTCTTCTTCTCCTTCGCGATCCCGATCGCGCTCGGCCTCTTCGCCTGGGGCACCTCGAAGTGGGACAAGATGGGACCGTGGAATCTCGGCGAGGGCATGTTCAAGCTGTTCGCGATCCTGTCGATCATCGCCATGGCGCTGATCTTCATCCTCGGCATCCAGCCGCCGAACGACTGGGCGCTCTACATCACCGTCGGCTTCCTCGTCCTGACCGCGATCATCTGGTTCGGCCTCGAAAGCCGCCGCTTCCGCGGCCCGCCGATCGGTGACGAAGTCGCCCGTCGCCAGGCCGAGATCGCCGCCGCCGAAAAGGCTGTCGGCCAGGCCTGA
- a CDS encoding glutamine synthetase family protein, protein MSTTYTFDDLKKDVAEGRIDTVLACLVDMQGRLMGKRFHAQYFVESAYEETHSCNYLLATDMEMDTVSGYKSTSWAAGYGDYTMKPDLATLRKLPWLEGTALVLCDVLDHHTHEEVPHSPRAILKKQVKRLEAMGLKAFMASELEFFLFDQSFDDARESGYRDLRLASGYNEDYHIFQTTKEEDVMRALRNGLQGACIPVENSKGEASAGQEEINVRYADALAMADRHSIIKNATKEIAWQRGKAVTFLAKWNYNAAGSSSHIHQSLWSVDGKEAKFFDKDAKYGMSEMMRMYVAGLLAHASEITYFLAPYINSYKRFVAGTFAPTKAVWSKDNRTAGYRLCGEGTKGIRIECRVGGSDLNPYLAMAALLAAGIAGIGGKLELEAPFVGDAYGGKDIREIPKTLRGAAAALKESRMLREAFGDDVIDHYVRAAEWEQEEYDRRITDWEVARGFERA, encoded by the coding sequence ATGAGCACGACTTACACATTCGATGATCTGAAGAAGGATGTCGCCGAAGGCCGCATCGACACCGTTCTCGCCTGCCTCGTCGATATGCAGGGCCGCCTCATGGGCAAACGTTTCCACGCGCAGTATTTCGTCGAAAGCGCCTATGAGGAGACCCATAGCTGCAACTATCTGCTGGCGACGGACATGGAGATGGATACGGTCTCCGGCTACAAGTCGACGAGCTGGGCGGCCGGCTATGGCGACTATACGATGAAGCCGGACCTTGCGACGTTGCGCAAGCTGCCGTGGCTCGAAGGCACCGCGCTGGTGCTCTGCGACGTGCTCGACCACCACACCCACGAGGAAGTGCCGCATTCGCCGCGCGCCATCCTGAAGAAGCAGGTCAAGCGGCTGGAGGCCATGGGCCTCAAGGCCTTCATGGCGAGCGAACTCGAATTCTTCCTCTTCGACCAGAGCTTCGACGACGCACGCGAAAGCGGCTACCGGGACCTGCGTCTCGCCTCCGGCTACAACGAGGACTACCATATCTTCCAGACGACCAAGGAAGAGGACGTCATGCGCGCGCTGCGCAACGGCCTGCAGGGCGCCTGCATTCCGGTGGAGAACTCCAAGGGCGAGGCCTCGGCCGGCCAGGAGGAAATCAACGTGCGCTATGCCGACGCGCTGGCGATGGCGGACCGGCATTCGATCATCAAGAACGCCACCAAGGAAATCGCCTGGCAGCGCGGCAAGGCCGTGACCTTCCTTGCCAAGTGGAACTACAACGCCGCCGGCTCCTCCTCGCATATCCACCAGTCGCTGTGGAGCGTGGACGGCAAGGAGGCGAAGTTCTTCGACAAGGACGCCAAATACGGCATGTCGGAGATGATGCGCATGTATGTGGCGGGCCTGCTCGCCCATGCCAGCGAGATCACCTATTTCCTCGCGCCCTACATCAATTCCTACAAGCGTTTCGTCGCCGGCACCTTCGCGCCCACCAAGGCCGTCTGGAGCAAGGACAACCGCACGGCCGGCTATCGCCTGTGCGGCGAGGGCACCAAGGGCATCCGCATCGAATGCCGCGTCGGCGGCTCCGACCTCAACCCGTACCTTGCCATGGCGGCGCTGCTCGCCGCCGGCATTGCCGGCATCGGGGGCAAGCTTGAACTGGAGGCCCCCTTCGTGGGCGACGCCTATGGCGGCAAGGATATCCGCGAGATTCCGAAGACCCTGCGCGGTGCTGCGGCGGCCCTGAAGGAGTCCCGGATGCTGCGCGAGGCCTTCGGCGACGACGTCATCGATCACTATGTCCGCGCCGCCGAATGGGAGCAGGAAGAGTACGACCGCCGCATCACCGACTGGGAGGTGGCGCGCGGCTTCGAGAGAGCGTAA
- a CDS encoding aldehyde dehydrogenase family protein, translating into MTVIKCISPVDGSVYAEREAMPLAAAQAVVARAKKAQKAWAKRPLEDRIQLVLKGVARVNEMADEIVPEIAWQMGRPVRYGGEFKGFNERSNYVAEIAGSSLAPIVIENSDRFERRIEREAHGVVFVIAPWNYPYMTAINTIAPALMAGNVVIIKHAAQTLLVGERLVRAFNEAGVPEDVFQNVFLDHDTTSALIAANSFDFINFTGSVEGGRAIERAAAGTFTPVGLELGGKDPGYVMEDADLDAAVDTLMDGATYNSGQCCCGIERIYVNEKLYDAFVEKSVAWVSNYKLGNPLDPETTLGPMAHKRFAATVRAQIADAVSRGAKALVDPKLFPADDGGAYVAPQVLVDVDHSMEFMTEETFGPAVGIMKVKSDEEALALMNDCKYGLTVSLWTKDSERAARIAGDLETGTVFQNRADYLDPALCWTGVKETGRGGSLSVIGFHNLTRPKSYHFRKA; encoded by the coding sequence ATGACTGTGATCAAATGCATATCCCCCGTGGACGGCTCGGTTTACGCCGAGCGCGAGGCGATGCCGCTGGCCGCCGCGCAGGCCGTCGTCGCCCGCGCGAAGAAGGCGCAGAAGGCCTGGGCCAAGCGTCCGCTGGAAGACCGTATCCAGCTCGTCCTCAAGGGTGTCGCCCGCGTCAACGAGATGGCCGACGAGATCGTGCCGGAAATCGCCTGGCAGATGGGACGCCCGGTGCGCTACGGCGGTGAGTTCAAGGGCTTCAACGAGCGCTCCAACTATGTCGCCGAAATCGCCGGCTCCTCCCTCGCGCCCATCGTCATCGAGAACAGCGACCGTTTCGAGCGCCGCATCGAACGCGAAGCCCATGGTGTCGTCTTCGTCATCGCGCCTTGGAACTACCCCTACATGACGGCGATCAACACGATCGCACCGGCCCTGATGGCCGGCAATGTCGTCATCATCAAGCATGCCGCCCAGACGCTGCTCGTCGGCGAGCGCCTCGTGCGCGCCTTCAACGAGGCAGGCGTGCCGGAAGACGTCTTCCAGAACGTCTTCCTCGACCATGACACGACTTCGGCGCTGATCGCCGCCAACTCGTTCGACTTCATCAATTTCACCGGCTCCGTCGAGGGCGGCCGGGCCATCGAGCGCGCCGCCGCCGGCACCTTCACGCCCGTCGGCCTCGAGCTCGGCGGCAAGGATCCGGGCTACGTCATGGAAGACGCGGACCTCGACGCCGCCGTCGACACGCTGATGGACGGCGCGACCTACAATTCCGGCCAGTGCTGCTGCGGCATCGAGCGCATCTACGTCAACGAGAAGCTCTACGACGCCTTCGTCGAGAAGTCCGTCGCCTGGGTCTCCAACTACAAGCTCGGCAATCCGCTCGATCCGGAAACGACGCTCGGCCCGATGGCGCACAAGCGCTTCGCCGCGACCGTGCGCGCCCAGATCGCCGATGCGGTTTCGCGCGGCGCGAAGGCGCTCGTCGATCCCAAGCTCTTCCCGGCCGACGACGGCGGCGCCTATGTCGCCCCGCAGGTCCTCGTCGATGTCGATCATTCGATGGAGTTCATGACCGAGGAGACCTTCGGCCCGGCCGTCGGCATCATGAAGGTCAAGAGCGACGAGGAAGCGCTCGCCCTGATGAACGACTGCAAATACGGCCTCACCGTCTCGCTCTGGACGAAGGACAGCGAAAGGGCGGCCCGCATCGCCGGCGACCTCGAGACCGGCACCGTCTTCCAGAACCGCGCCGACTATCTCGACCCGGCGCTCTGCTGGACCGGCGTCAAGGAAACGGGCCGCGGCGGCTCGCTCTCCGTCATCGGTTTCCATAACCTCACCCGACCGAAATCCTACCATTTCAGGAAAGCTTGA
- a CDS encoding iron-containing alcohol dehydrogenase, which produces MTITANWSYPTAIKFGAGRISELADHCKAVGMKKPLLVTDRGLSTMPITKNALDLLEAAGLGRAMFAEVDPNPTDKNLANGVKAFKDGGHDGVVAFGGGSGLDLGKAIAFMSGQTRPVWDFEDIGDWWTRANPAGIAPIVAVPTTAGTGSEVGRASVVTNSETHTKKVIFHPKILPSVTICDPELTVGMPKVITSGTGMDAFAHCLEAYCSPFYHPMSQGIALEGMRLVKEYLPRAYKDGTDIEARAHMMSAAAMGAVAFQKGLGAIHSLSHPVGAIYNTHHGMTNAVVMPPVLTFNRPAIEAKIASAAAYLGIAGGFDGFFDYVLRLREELGVPDKLSALGVGTDRIDEMSEMAIVDPTAGGNPVELTLEAAKRLFVECI; this is translated from the coding sequence ATGACCATCACCGCCAACTGGAGCTACCCGACCGCGATCAAGTTCGGGGCGGGCCGCATCTCGGAACTGGCCGACCACTGCAAGGCGGTCGGCATGAAGAAGCCGCTGCTCGTCACCGACCGCGGCCTTTCGACGATGCCGATCACCAAGAACGCGCTCGACCTCCTGGAGGCCGCCGGCCTCGGGCGGGCGATGTTCGCCGAAGTCGACCCGAACCCGACCGACAAGAACCTTGCCAACGGCGTGAAGGCCTTCAAGGACGGCGGGCATGACGGCGTCGTCGCCTTCGGTGGCGGCTCGGGCCTCGACCTCGGCAAGGCCATCGCCTTCATGTCCGGCCAGACGCGCCCGGTCTGGGACTTCGAGGATATCGGCGACTGGTGGACCCGCGCCAACCCCGCCGGCATCGCCCCCATCGTTGCCGTGCCGACGACGGCCGGCACCGGCTCGGAAGTCGGCCGCGCCTCCGTCGTCACCAATTCCGAGACGCACACCAAGAAGGTCATCTTCCACCCGAAGATCCTGCCGTCCGTGACGATCTGCGACCCGGAACTGACCGTCGGCATGCCGAAGGTCATCACCTCGGGTACGGGCATGGACGCCTTCGCCCATTGCCTCGAAGCCTATTGCTCGCCGTTTTACCATCCGATGAGCCAGGGCATCGCGCTCGAAGGCATGCGCCTCGTCAAGGAATACCTGCCGCGCGCCTACAAGGACGGCACGGATATCGAGGCCCGCGCTCATATGATGTCGGCCGCCGCCATGGGCGCCGTCGCCTTCCAGAAGGGCCTCGGCGCGATCCATTCGCTGTCGCACCCGGTCGGCGCGATCTACAACACGCATCACGGCATGACCAACGCCGTCGTGATGCCGCCGGTGCTGACCTTCAACCGCCCGGCCATCGAGGCGAAGATCGCCAGCGCCGCCGCCTATCTCGGCATTGCCGGCGGCTTCGACGGCTTCTTCGACTATGTGCTGCGCCTGCGCGAGGAACTCGGCGTGCCGGACAAGCTTTCGGCGCTCGGCGTCGGCACGGACCGGATCGACGAAATGTCCGAAATGGCCATCGTCGACCCGACGGCCGGCGGCAATCCGGTGGAGCTGACGCTCGAGGCGGCCAAGCGCCTCTTCGTCGAATGCATCTGA
- a CDS encoding ParA family protein: MAVISIANAKGGSGKTTAAVLLASELVQRGARTALLDCDELKLAASWARAARLGDALTLVDTIAASNLATHLRALRAGHHHIVIDLSGARDALVALAAGVSDLVLVPVQGCAMDSRGAAHVLELVDLVSANAHMPIERAVVLSRVNPLVTTRALRNVKVMLDAAKIPVVPTPLIERSAFRDMFETGGTLHTMGEGRVSNLEKAVLNARAFADDVLRLVGVGESRRLQRAEPAGTMRAGSAAAAFAGVPAGP; the protein is encoded by the coding sequence ATGGCAGTCATATCGATAGCGAACGCCAAGGGCGGCTCGGGCAAGACCACGGCGGCGGTCCTGCTGGCGAGCGAACTCGTGCAGCGCGGCGCACGCACGGCGCTTCTCGATTGCGACGAGCTGAAACTGGCGGCCAGCTGGGCGCGGGCGGCCCGGTTGGGCGATGCGCTGACCCTGGTCGACACCATCGCCGCCTCCAATCTTGCCACGCATCTGCGGGCGCTGCGCGCCGGCCATCACCATATCGTCATCGACCTCTCGGGCGCGCGCGACGCGCTGGTGGCGCTGGCGGCAGGCGTTTCCGATCTCGTGCTGGTGCCCGTACAGGGCTGCGCCATGGATAGCCGCGGGGCCGCCCATGTGCTGGAACTCGTGGATCTCGTCAGCGCCAATGCACATATGCCGATCGAGCGCGCCGTCGTGCTCTCCCGCGTCAACCCGCTCGTCACGACCCGTGCGCTGCGCAACGTGAAGGTCATGCTCGACGCGGCGAAAATCCCCGTCGTCCCGACGCCTCTCATCGAGCGCAGCGCCTTCCGCGACATGTTCGAGACCGGCGGCACGCTTCATACGATGGGCGAGGGGCGGGTGAGCAATCTCGAAAAGGCCGTGCTGAACGCGCGGGCCTTCGCCGACGATGTGCTGCGGCTCGTTGGCGTCGGCGAGAGCCGCAGGCTCCAGCGGGCGGAGCCGGCCGGCACGATGCGCGCCGGTTCGGCCGCCGCCGCCTTTGCCGGTGTGCCGGCAGGCCCCTGA
- a CDS encoding ParA family protein, with protein sequence MPVITFANAKGGAGKTTAALILATELASQGHRVTILDADPQRWISHWHEISGRQRNIAVISEVSMASIQGHIRENSATTDYFIVDLAGARDALVATAIGLSDHVMIPVQGCAMDARGAAQILELLKQLDEKAGIRINHSVVLTRMNSMVTTRAMTAIKTLLSARGVTVLDTPIGERTAFRDIFDCGGTLYSMDPLKVSNLDKARENARLFAEEVLRLLPTRKRTATQRGFFRTLQRAA encoded by the coding sequence ATGCCAGTAATCACATTTGCCAATGCCAAGGGCGGCGCGGGCAAGACCACCGCGGCGCTGATCCTGGCCACCGAGCTTGCAAGCCAGGGGCACCGCGTCACCATTCTCGACGCGGATCCGCAGCGCTGGATCAGCCACTGGCACGAGATTTCCGGCCGCCAGCGCAACATCGCCGTCATTTCGGAAGTCTCCATGGCCTCCATCCAGGGGCACATTCGCGAGAACAGCGCGACGACGGACTATTTCATCGTCGACCTCGCCGGTGCGCGCGATGCGCTGGTCGCAACGGCCATCGGCCTTTCCGACCATGTGATGATCCCCGTGCAGGGCTGTGCGATGGATGCGCGCGGCGCGGCGCAGATCCTCGAGCTCCTGAAGCAACTCGACGAGAAGGCGGGCATTCGCATCAACCATTCGGTCGTGCTGACGCGGATGAACTCGATGGTCACGACCCGCGCGATGACGGCGATCAAGACGCTGCTTTCGGCCCGCGGCGTCACCGTGCTCGACACGCCCATCGGCGAGCGCACCGCCTTCCGCGACATCTTCGACTGCGGCGGCACGCTCTATTCGATGGATCCGCTGAAGGTCAGCAATCTCGACAAGGCGCGCGAGAATGCCCGTCTCTTTGCCGAAGAGGTGCTGCGCCTGCTGCCGACGCGCAAGCGCACGGCCACGCAACGCGGCTTCTTCCGCACGCTGCAGCGCGCCGCGTAA
- a CDS encoding globin-coupled sensor protein encodes MKPAHQTASQSHDIARRLDYLGLDEAALKRLRTLKPFIEKEMGPALDKFYAIVRKSPEVSHLFSNDAHMNRAKTAQLGHWANIAAGDFTGDYASKVQTIGHVHARIGLAPRWYIGGYALIVEHLLTEAVKSLWPKGGLFSRQEIGPEEFAARFSTLLKAMFLDMDLSISVYQDTSDVTKQQAVQAQVLAEERQLVSDSFGAALKRISDGDLTTRITGALPEAYESLREDFNHAISTLSQAIGNIGVGAGSIHLSAREIAAASDDLAKRTERQAANLEETAAAVEQVTTTVRQTAQSANEANALVMAARDNAQRSGEVVEEAITAMGEIQASSAAIANIIEVIDEIAFQTNLLALNAGIEAARAGEAGRGFAVVASEVRALAQRCADAAKDIQNLIAKSHGQVEDGVRSVGEVAQSLRQIVSQVVEVSAVFNAIRASTAEQATGLQAVNQAVNAMDQITQQNAAMVEQANAASQALTQEAASIAAQLSAFRTGGTAQPAVGSGYTRAA; translated from the coding sequence ATGAAGCCAGCCCATCAGACCGCCAGCCAGAGCCACGACATCGCGCGCCGTCTGGACTATCTCGGCCTTGACGAGGCGGCGCTGAAGCGCCTGCGCACGCTGAAGCCCTTCATCGAAAAGGAAATGGGGCCGGCGCTCGACAAGTTCTATGCCATCGTGCGCAAGAGCCCGGAGGTGAGCCACCTCTTTTCCAACGACGCGCATATGAACCGTGCCAAGACGGCCCAGCTCGGCCATTGGGCGAATATCGCGGCCGGCGATTTCACGGGCGACTATGCCTCCAAAGTGCAGACCATCGGCCATGTGCACGCCCGCATCGGTCTTGCGCCGCGCTGGTATATCGGTGGCTATGCGCTGATCGTCGAGCACCTGCTGACGGAAGCCGTGAAGTCGCTGTGGCCGAAGGGCGGGCTCTTCTCCCGTCAGGAGATCGGCCCGGAAGAATTCGCCGCGCGCTTTTCCACCCTGCTCAAGGCGATGTTCCTCGACATGGACCTGTCGATCTCCGTCTATCAGGACACGTCCGACGTGACCAAGCAGCAGGCGGTGCAGGCGCAGGTTCTCGCCGAGGAGCGCCAGCTCGTCAGCGATTCCTTCGGTGCGGCGCTCAAGCGCATTTCCGACGGCGACCTGACGACGCGCATCACCGGGGCCTTGCCGGAGGCCTATGAATCGCTGCGCGAGGACTTCAACCACGCCATTTCCACCCTGTCGCAGGCCATCGGCAATATCGGCGTCGGCGCCGGTTCCATTCATCTCAGCGCCCGCGAGATCGCCGCGGCCTCCGACGACCTTGCCAAGCGCACCGAGCGGCAGGCGGCGAACCTCGAGGAAACGGCGGCGGCCGTCGAACAGGTGACGACCACCGTGCGCCAGACGGCGCAGAGCGCCAACGAGGCGAACGCGCTCGTCATGGCGGCACGCGACAATGCCCAGCGCAGCGGCGAAGTGGTGGAGGAGGCGATCACCGCCATGGGCGAGATCCAGGCCTCGTCCGCCGCCATTGCCAATATCATCGAAGTGATCGACGAGATCGCGTTCCAGACGAACCTCCTGGCGCTCAATGCCGGTATCGAGGCCGCGCGGGCGGGCGAGGCGGGCCGCGGCTTCGCCGTCGTCGCCTCGGAAGTGCGGGCGCTCGCCCAGCGCTGCGCCGATGCCGCCAAGGACATCCAGAACCTCATCGCCAAATCCCACGGCCAGGTCGAGGACGGGGTGCGCTCGGTGGGCGAGGTGGCGCAATCGCTGCGCCAGATCGTATCGCAAGTCGTCGAGGTCAGCGCCGTGTTCAACGCCATCCGCGCCAGCACGGCGGAGCAGGCGACCGGCCTGCAGGCGGTCAACCAGGCGGTCAACGCCATGGACCAGATCACCCAGCAGAATGCCGCGATGGTGGAACAGGCCAATGCCGCCAGCCAGGCGCTGACGCAGGAAGCCGCCTCCATCGCCGCCCAGCTCAGCGCCTTCCGCACCGGCGGCACCGCGCAGCCGGCCGTCGGCTCGGGCTATACGCGCGCGGCCTGA
- a CDS encoding glycoside hydrolase family 5 protein: MLKKLRPALFCFALAGALPQATSAADLMTFWDAPQKGGNSFNATAPDEVYFEALAATGATWVRLTFSKWKGDGRDFLIGNADGYKGLPAKDLATLRKTLDAAHAAGLKVVVTPLSLPGARWKQQNDGKFDDRLWSDPAFAEQATAFWHDLADALKDHPAVAAYNLLNEPAPEKTTGLAENGSMEDIIAWQAKNTDTPRDLPKLYARIIEAIRTVDPVTPVMVDGGYYANPRALASWPKRLADDKVLYAFHMYEPYDATSAPNMKRKAPFRYPGVETDYAGGKLTWDGKAVADHIGIAFDWAKTQGLPPSRVVAAEFGCMRLWADCGAYLTDVMDTVEEKGGHWAFYSFREDEWEGMDYELPAKVKPGQFYWLSEQGKADTLPRNGKLMDLLEAHMQK, from the coding sequence ATGCTGAAAAAACTTCGCCCCGCCCTCTTCTGCTTCGCGCTTGCCGGCGCCCTGCCGCAGGCCACGTCCGCCGCCGATCTCATGACCTTCTGGGACGCACCGCAAAAGGGCGGCAACAGCTTCAACGCCACCGCGCCCGACGAGGTCTATTTCGAGGCGCTGGCGGCAACCGGCGCCACCTGGGTGCGCCTCACCTTCAGCAAGTGGAAGGGCGACGGCCGGGATTTCCTGATCGGTAACGCCGACGGCTACAAGGGTCTGCCGGCAAAGGATCTCGCGACGCTTCGCAAGACGCTCGACGCCGCCCATGCCGCCGGCCTCAAGGTCGTTGTGACGCCGCTCAGCCTGCCGGGCGCCCGCTGGAAGCAGCAGAATGACGGGAAATTCGATGACCGGCTCTGGTCCGACCCTGCCTTCGCCGAACAGGCGACGGCCTTCTGGCACGATCTTGCGGACGCCCTGAAGGACCATCCCGCCGTTGCCGCCTACAATCTCCTCAACGAGCCGGCGCCAGAAAAGACGACGGGCCTTGCCGAGAACGGCTCCATGGAAGACATCATCGCCTGGCAGGCGAAGAACACGGACACCCCGCGTGATCTGCCGAAGCTCTATGCCCGCATCATCGAGGCGATCCGCACTGTCGATCCCGTTACCCCTGTCATGGTCGATGGCGGCTACTATGCCAATCCGCGTGCCCTGGCGTCCTGGCCGAAGCGCCTTGCCGACGACAAGGTGCTCTATGCCTTCCATATGTACGAGCCCTATGACGCGACGAGCGCGCCGAACATGAAGCGCAAGGCGCCGTTCCGCTATCCGGGCGTCGAAACGGACTATGCCGGCGGCAAGCTGACATGGGACGGCAAGGCCGTCGCCGACCATATCGGCATCGCCTTCGACTGGGCGAAGACCCAGGGCCTGCCGCCGTCCCGCGTCGTTGCGGCCGAATTCGGCTGCATGCGCCTGTGGGCCGATTGCGGCGCCTACCTCACAGACGTCATGGACACGGTGGAGGAGAAGGGCGGCCACTGGGCCTTCTACTCCTTCCGCGAGGACGAATGGGAAGGCATGGACTACGAACTGCCGGCCAAGGTTAAGCCCGGCCAGTTCTACTGGCTTTCCGAACAGGGCAAGGCGGACACGCTGCCCCGCAATGGCAAGCTGATGGACCTTCTGGAGGCCCACATGCAGAAATGA
- a CDS encoding VOC family protein, whose translation MKFVPYLSFDGRCREAFEFYAKVLGGRIAAMLSHGETPAGEHVSEAWQDKIINAHLIAGDQELMGADSPPEMGGGVKGGFSISIQIDDETDAERIFNAFADGGTVTMPFEATFWARKFGMVTDQYGTPWMINCGMAD comes from the coding sequence ATGAAGTTCGTTCCCTATCTCAGTTTCGACGGCCGCTGCCGGGAAGCCTTCGAGTTCTACGCCAAGGTGCTCGGCGGCAGGATCGCGGCCATGCTCAGCCATGGCGAAACGCCGGCGGGCGAGCATGTGTCCGAGGCGTGGCAGGACAAGATCATCAATGCACATCTGATCGCCGGGGATCAGGAACTGATGGGAGCGGACTCGCCGCCGGAAATGGGTGGAGGCGTGAAAGGAGGCTTCAGCATCTCGATCCAGATCGACGACGAGACGGATGCCGAGCGCATCTTCAATGCCTTTGCCGATGGCGGCACGGTGACCATGCCCTTCGAAGCGACCTTCTGGGCGCGTAAGTTCGGCATGGTTACGGATCAATACGGGACGCCGTGGATGATCAATTGCGGCATGGCGGATTAA